The following are from one region of the Vitis riparia cultivar Riparia Gloire de Montpellier isolate 1030 chromosome 14, EGFV_Vit.rip_1.0, whole genome shotgun sequence genome:
- the LOC117930340 gene encoding vesicle-associated protein 2-2 → MYSELVDIQPRELKFTFEVKKQSSCSIRLVNNTYHHVAYKVKTTSPKKYCVRPNTGVLKPNSTCDFTVTMQAQRSAPPDMICKDKFLVQSTIVPAGTSDEDITPGMFSKDSGKYIEENKLRVILISPPNSPVLSPINGALTQVPVYEASLPKDEVLSRVEIVAPHHVVAKDEESEMVDEELKPAAELVDEELKPAAKLVDDKELKPVAQKVDTEELKPMAQKVDEEFKTAAQVAQMVDDMESKQAKDVEELKLVKDIEEMKSKLNQLESKLSEAEVTISKLTEERRLTIQERENLQQELAVFQSKRSGRRAQAGFPLLFVCMVALVSIMLGYLCHS, encoded by the exons ATGTATTCAGAACTTGTGGACATTCAACCTCGAGAACTCAAATTCACAT TTGAAGTGAAGAAGCAAAGCTCATGTTCTATTCGACTGGTCAATAACACCTATCACCATGTCGCTTACAAG GTTAAAACCACCTCCCCAAAGAAATACTGTGTGAGACCTAACACAGGCGTTCTTAAGCCAAATTCAACATGTGATTTTACAG TCACAATGCAAGCTCAACGGTCCGCCCCTCCTGACATGATTTGCAAAGACAAGTTCTTAGTTCAAAGCACAATTGTTCCCGCTGGGACAAGCGATGAGGACATTACACCTGGCATG TTTTCCAAAGACAGTGGAAAATACATTGAAGAGAATAAGTTGAGAGTGATCTTGATCAGCCCACCCAATTCACCAGTGCTATCACCGATCAATGGAGCATTGACGCAGGTTCCAGTTTATGAAGCTTCACTGCCAAAGGATGAAGTACTAAGTAGAGTCGAGATTGTTGCCCCACATCACGTA gTTGCTAAGGATGAGGAGTCTGAAATGGTTGATGAGGAATTAAAACCAGCAGCCGAACTGGTTGATGAGGAATTAAAACCGGCAGCTAAACTGGTTGATGACAAGGAATTAAAGCCAGTGGCTCAAAAGGTGGATACCGAGGAATTGAAGCCAATGGCCCAAAAGGTGGATGAGGAATTCAAGACAGCAGCCCAAGTGGCTCAAATGGTAGATGACATGGAATCAAAGCAAGCAAAGGATGTGGAGGAACTGAAATTGGTTAAAGATATAGAGGAGATGAAGTCAAAACTAAATCAACTTGAGTCAAAGCTAAGTGAG GCTGAAGTTACCATTTCAAAGCTAACAGAAGAGAGGAGGTTAACCATTCAAGAGAGGGAGAATCTACAACAAGAACTA GCAGTGTTTCAAAGCAAGAGAAGTGGAAGGAGAGCTCAGGCGGGATTTCCTCTTCTATTTGTATGTATGGTGGCACTGGTCAGTATCATGCTTGGATACCTTTGTCACTCTTGA